The uncultured Dysgonomonas sp. genome contains the following window.
CTACCGCGAGTGCTGTTTCGGCTATTTTCACTTCTGTAAATGTCTGTGACGAAGGAAATCCTCCGGCAACAGAAGCGATTTTTACATCGGCGGTAAGAGCTTCCTTTACAGTCTCGATGAAATTAGGATATACACAGATAGCTGCTACATTGGCTACATCGGATGCTCCATCCTGTTCATTCACCTTTTCGGTAAACTTCCAGATGTCTTCACGTGTATCTGTTGCGTTTAGCGAGGTAAGGTCTATGCACGAGTATAGTCTTTTATATACCTCTTTATTGTTATTCTGAGCGAATTTCTTGTTTATTATTTCCTCTACTTTTTCAGCTATATCAGCATCTTTGAGGTCTGTTTTATACTTCTTTAGTGTATCAGTATATTTATTTATTTCTGCCATATTGTTATATTTAAAAATTTCATATTTCAAGATTTACAAAATCGGATGTTTCTTCACTCTTTCAGTGTAAATAATTTGTTTTACTTACCAAAGCAATAGATAACTCTACGATCTTATTTCAATTTTTCATTATTCTTATGCCTGTCTTTATCCCTGTTTGTTTTCTTTTCCAGATTTTTTTGAAAAGCCTCTGTCAGGTTTATCCCTGTCTGGTTTGCTAAACATATAAGTACCCAAAGTACATCGGCCATTTCGTCTCCCAGATTTTTGTCGAGATCAGATTTTTTGAATGACTGATCGCCATATGTGCGCGCCATAATACGTGCCAGTTCACCGACCTCTTCAGTGAGGATGGTCATATTTGTGAGTTCGCTGAAATAGCGTACTCCAATTGTTTTTATCCAGTTATCAACCTCCAGTTGAGCTTCTTCTATTGTCATTATTCTTTTACTTTAGAGTCTATCCATATCGTTACAGGCCCGTCATTTATGAGTTCTACCTGCATATCTGCCCCAAATTCGCCTGTTCCTATATCTTTATTCAGCTTTTCACTTAGAGTCTTGCAAAACGCCTCATAAAGCGGAATTGCTATATCCGGTTTTGATGCACGGATGTAAGACGGGCGATTACCTTTCTTAGTCGATGCATGCAGCGTGAATTGCGAGACCACCAGTATATCAGCTTTTGTATCCAATGCAGAGAGATTCATCACACCGTCTTTGTCATTAAAGATACGAAGGTTTGTTATTTTATTACAGAGCCATTCTATATCCTCTTTGTTGTCGTTGTCTTCTATCCCGAGTAAGATAAGGAGTCCTTTTCCTATCTGAGATTTTGTGCTGTTTTCTATTGTTACAGATGCTTTTGTAACACGTTGGATTAGTACTCTCATTAGTTTGGTTGGCTGCTGTTAATTACTTCTTCTAGTTTAGCTACAAAATTACTAAAGGAATGTTTTTTACCAAAGTTGAGAGCTTTTTCTCCCATTTTTTTGACGAGGCCGGGATCATCGTAGAACATCATCATCTTTTTCTTCAAATCCTTATAGTCTCCGGTTTTGTATATAAAGCCAAAACCTTCAGATTCTATATCTATTCCCATTAATGTATTATCGGACATTATGATGGGCATTCCCATTGCCAGAGCATCTACAAAGCTGGTTAATCCGCAAAGGACGTCACTTTCTATGTTTATCGGAATTACCATTATATCTGTTTTGGATAACAGGCTGATATTATCTACATTGGATATGGTATCCCCAATTTGGGATGATGTTATTATTTCAAATTTATCGTTGCTAAAATATTTTTGTTCAGGTGTACATGTACTGTCGCAAACGATAATGACATTTGCATCTAGCTCAGAAGCAGCTGATAAGAAGGCATTATTGTCTCTTCTTGTTTTACCGTTTGATACAAATATAAGTTCATTGGGGCTTTCTATGTGTCGGTTACTTACATTTTTATTTTTCCAGTAATTATAGAAGTTAAGATCCGGACCCCAAAAGGCATATTCGGCTATTGGTCTAAAATCGGGCCTCATATCTAAGACAGGCTTACTTATAAAAATCATTTTATCATAAGATTCGGAATAGGGGATATAGGCCCCGGGATGATGTAATACTGCTATCATGATAGGGTTGCATAATCCCTTCTTTTTGCTTTTGGCGAAAAAATATGTTTGACTCAGGTCTGTTTGTGAGGAGTAGACTACGTCGTAATTTTTATATTTCCGGAATATTTTTCCAAAATATATCTTTTTTTGAACTTTGTATATTAATTTCTTTATTATATTCTTTTTTCCTTTTATTTGTGGGTGGTTCATATCTATGAATTCAACATGATGTCCCTTTTCTCTCAATTCGCAGACTCCCCAGAGATGGTTGCTTGGATAGCGCTTGTTCTTGACCTGATTGTATGCCGATTCATCGCAAGAATAGTTATTTATATATAGAATTTTCAACTTTTTCATTTATACGAGTATAGTCGCTTTTTTAGTTTCACAAAGCTAATAAAGACTTTTAAAATATTACTTCGAAAATACGAAAAAGGCTGCCAGTTTTACTTTTTGGACAGCCTCTTTTATAGTTGGAAGTTTTATAATGACTTAATCCCTTTTTTCTAGTTCATCCATTTCTTTATGCAAAGATTTCAGTTTAAATCCTAAATATATGCGGAAGAAACCGTAGGAAATAAATGAAATGCTGACTAAGGCTATGATGAAACCGGTAGTAAATGCAGGGCTCATAATAAAGATAAACGACATAATAACTCCGAGTACAGCTAATGTCATCAACCATCCCCATCCTTTTACGCCATTGCGTTGCAGTTCGGCTGCCGAGCCTATTGCCCATATAGATTGGAACATAACCCAGAATCCGACGAAATAAGTTAATACCAATGCAATAACTTCTACAGGCATGGCGACAAGGATAAGCCCGAAAATAAGGTCTATAATACCGCTAATAAGAGTCCATCCCCATCCCTTGAGTACTTTTTTGTTGGATAGCGCAAAGGCGATTTCGAAGATACCACTGACAAAGAATGTGATGGCAAAGACCAGAGTGAGCGCCACTAATGTGGTTAACGGTGTAATCAAAGACCATATACCAAGAGCTACCGCGAGTACTCCTACTAATATTGAAACCCACCAAAATTTTACTGCTTGTTTCGCTGAATAGAATAAATCATTTTTCATAATTCTGTAAGTTTAGATTGTTTTTATACTGAATGTTTTCTTAAAAAACCCAGTTTTAAGATAAACAATTAACATATCCAAAGAGTTCTAAATGAAGATTCGAATGGTAATATATTCAAATGAATGAATTATGTTCTCTGATCTCAAAAATGGAGTCATCAGATTGATGGATATATCAAATGTATCCTCTCTGGCTACAAGATAAATATACATAAATACTTACATATGAGTATATTGTAATATTATTTGTTTGCGTCTCTGCTACTTTAGCTTATTCTTTATCTTTTTATGACTCTCTATTATTGATTTTAGAATATTCAAGTCTTCCTTTGATATTTTACTTTTCGGAATTACATATGCGATATATCTGCTAGGATATAATAATATCCAACTCTTGGTTTCTGCAATCATATATACTTTATCCCACGTAAAGTTAGAATTAAATGACTCTCCTTTAGATTCTACAATCTCATTATCGAAAGTATAAGTAATGGTTTCTTTAATCCTGGAATCATTAAAATAGTTCCTTCTAAATAAAAAATATGTCAAGGCAGGAAAAAAGATTATAAAAATAACACCAAAATAGAGAGCAGAGATATCTGCATATCCTAATATATAGAAGAAAATAGATAATAGGCCTACAAAAGAAAGGAGCCACATACTCCATTTTTTGAAGAGTAGATAATAGTTCACTTTTAAATACTCGTTTAGACTTAATTGTGTTGTTACAATAATTTTATCCATGTTGTTTTCCATATTTATACAAATATAGTATTGGGATATAAATTATTTAAACTTTTTTGGGACAAAATGAGATTTTTATACCTTCTTAAATTATCAATTCAGATAATCCATTTGTTAAGTACAGGTATCTTCTTGATTATGAGAACAACTCCAAGAGATGCTATATATACGAGGATGGAAAGTACAGGTACGGATAGGATGGCAGGGAAAGTTCCTGTGTTTATATTCAGAATATTGAGTATTATATTGAAAAAATCATGTACAAGATATATGCCTAGTCCACAGTTTGCAAGGGTAGTTATATACTTATTGTTCGTATATTTTAGCAATTTAGGGCTATTGTTGATTATGTCTTTTACAAAGACGAATATAAAGAATGCCGATAGCATGGTATTGGGGCCCGTTCTGTCGAAAAATTGAGTGGCCGGGCCTCCGTTAGCCACCCCGACAATGGTAGAGACAGCATATGTTCCTATTAATGATGCAATTCCCAAAGTGTATAATACAATTTTTTCTTTTTTTGTCAGATCGAATTTGTAGAAAAAGTATCCTGCGATAAAATATCCTGTATATGAAAATAACTCGCTTATATTGAAGCTGACATGTACCTGAAAACGAGCATCTATTGTAGGGATTACAGAGCCGAATATAAAGTAGAGGATTAGGAAGTAGATATAATGTTCTTTTTTTGCATTTGCCGTGAAAATACGGAGTAGGGGAGTGAGTATATACATTGCCAGCAACGGATACATGAACCATAGATGGTGCCATGGAGTACCCAGGAATATTTCTTCATAGATACGGTGGAAATCGTCACCTGAAATGGGTTTTATATCCAGAAAAGAAGCTACCAAAGGCGAAAGTAGGCGATAAGCCACGCTCCAGAATATAAGAGCACATAATATACGGGGTATTGTTTTGGTATACAGCTTTTTAATTGTTGTATGATAGGTGGGATCGAGAAATATCATCCCACTTAGCATAAAGAATACAGGGACACACCATCTTAGGCAGGCTACAAATATATTTATTGTGTGCCATTCGGCAGGGTTTTCCTGAAATGACGTAAACCAGCGATTAGTCGTTATATGAAATACTATAATAGCGAATATTGTGAATACTCTTAGTACATCTGCAAACAAGATTCTATCCTTATGTTTATTCTCTATCATAATTCGGGTAGTATTGGTAGTGGCCTACTGGCAAAGATAAAAATATTTAATTGTTTTTTTCTTCGAAATACTTTCTTATCAATGCAGTCTTGAACTTTCCTATAATTTTTTCAAGTTCTCTGTCTTCTGCCAGTTTTATTCTTTTTACGCTCCGAAACTCTCTGAGAAGTAGTCTTTTAGTTTCGTCTCCGATACCTTTTATATTGTCTAGCTCTGATTTCACCTGACTTTTGCTCCGTTGATTTCGGTGGAAGGTAATACCAAATCTATGAGCTTCATCTCTAAGATGTTGAAGTACTTTGAGCGATTCTGAATTTTTATCAAGATAGAGAGGTATTGAATCTTCAGGATAGTAAATCTCTTCCAAACGTTTGGCAATACCTACTATTGCAACCTTTCCATATATCCCTAATGCTTTAAGAGATTCACATGCAGCACTTAATTGTCCTTTACCTCCATCTATTACAATGAGTTGGGGTAGGGGAATTTCCTCTTCCAGCAATCTGCGATAGCGACGATAAACGACTTCGCGCATGGTAGAGAAATCATCGGGGCCTTCAACTGTTTTTACATTAAAGTGGCGGTAGTCTCTTTTCGATGGTTTTCCCATTTTGAAGACGACGCAAGCTGACACCGGATTCGTTCCCTGTATATTTGAGTTATCGAAACACTCTATATGTGTAGGTAACTCTTTGAGGTTTAGGTCTTTCTGTATTTCTTTCAGTATTCTTACACTACGCTGTTCAGGGTTAAGGCTTTCTGCTTTTTTTAATTTGTCTATTTTGTACTGTCTTACGTTTTGTGTCGAAAGAAGCAACAATTTTTTCTTATCTCCACGCTGCGGAATCATGAATTCTACCCCTTCAAGTGCAAGGTCGGGATAAAATGGGACAACAATTTCTTTAGCCTTCGAGCCGAACCGTTCTCTTACTTCTATAATACCCAGACCGAGAAGTTCTTCCTTCTCTTCTTCCAACCGCTTACGATATTCGAACGTATAGGCTTGTATTATTGCTCCGTTATGTACGTTCAGATAATTGATATAGGCAGCACCTTCATCTTCATCGTAACTATACACATCTATATTATAATTTATGTTGCTTACAACTGTCGATTTATTTTTGAAGTTTTCTACAAGCAAATATTTTTCTTTCAATTTATTCGCTTCTTCAAATTCTTGATTCTCGGCAAGTTCAAGCATTTTGGCATAGATCTCATCGCTTACGATATTTGTATTTCCTTTTAGTATCTCTTTTATCGATTCTACATTTTTAATATAATTTTCAGACGTCTGCAATCCTACACATGGGCCAAGGCATCTTTTTATATGATATTCCAGACAAACCTTATATTTTCCCTCTGCAATCTTTTCCGGGGTCAAATTTAACGAGCAGGTACGAATAGGATATAATTTATGAACAAATTCCAAAAGAGTTTTTACGCTTAATACATTTGTATAAGGTCCAAAGTATTGTGAGCCATCTTTCGAAATTTTTCTGGTTAGTTCTACTCTTGGGTAATATTCATTCCGGATAACAATTGACGGGTAAGATTTGTCATCCTTGAGCATTACATTGTAACGCGGCTGAAATTCTTTTATCAGATTGTTCTCGAGTAGGAGAGTGTCTTCTTCCGTATCTACAATAATATATTTTATGTCCCGTATTTTGCTGACAAGTATCCTTGTCTTTGGACTATCATGATTTTTTGTAAAGTACTGCGAAACTCTTTTTTTTAGATTTTTTGCTTTACCTACATATATAATAATTCCCTTGTCATCAAAATATTGATAACAGCCGGGTTTTTCCGGAATATTTTGTATTATATTTTTGAGGTATTCATTCATTTCTATATGGAAAACTGTATCAAAGCTTTTATATCTACATCTTCTGGAAATAATGTTCTTCCTTTTAGTTCTTCCAGCTCTATAATGAAATTTACATAGATGTTTTTTACTCCCATTCTTTTCACCAAATTATAAGCGGCAAACATGGTTCCTCCTGTCGCAAGCAGATCATCGTGTATAAGGACAACATCATCTTCAGATAATGAATCTTTATGAATCTGAATTTTATCCACACCATATTCTTTCGCATACTCTTCTTCGTACACTTCCGCCGGAAGTTTCCCGGGTTTTCTTATAGGTACAAATCCTGCTCCGAGTTCAAGTGCCATTATGGGGCCCATAATAAATCCCCTCGATTCTATCCCTACTACTTTCGTGATACCTTTCCCTTTATATTCTTCCAGAAGGACATCTGTTAATATAGATAGAGATTCTTTGGTGTTGAATAATGGTGTTACATCTTTAAACTGGATTCCGGGAATTGGAAAATCAGGGATGTTTCTTACTGTATTCCTTAAGAAAGTTAGCTTTTGCTCTTTTGTGAATTGCTCCATTTTTATTGTTAAATATTTACATGTTCCACGTGGAACATTATTTTTTTTGACTGAAAATTTTGCTTTGTTCCACGTGGAACATCTTGTTTTATCTACCCAAAAGTACCAATAATATTGATATGTCGTTTGGTGAAACTCCCGGAATTCGGCTTGCCTGAGCGATTGTTTCAGGGCCTATTTTTGCTAGCTTTTGGCGTGCTTCGGTGGAAAGGGAGAGTATAGCTTCGTAATTAAATTTCCCTTTTATCTGGATGTTTTCGAGACGTGAAATCTTATCAGCAATCAATTGCTCTCTCTTAATATAGCCGTCATACTTAATGATTATTTCGCAGGCCTCTTTGATTTCTTCTTTTCTGTTTGGGATTTTATCCAGCTCTGTTTTGAAAGCAGGAACTAGTTCTGCTATGCTGTCTATAGATACCTGCGGGCGTGTGATTACATCTTTCAGTTTCAAGCCATGCTTCAATGGGCTAGTGCCCAGTTTTTCCAACCCTTCATTTATGTACTCTGGCTTCAAAGAGTAGTTGGCGGTGAAATCGATAATTCGCTTCATCTCTTCTCTCTTATGATTCAGGAGATCGATCCTCTCTCTCTTTGCCAAGCCGATATTGTAACCTTTTTCGGTAAGGCGTGCGTCTGCATCGTCTTGACGAAGCAATATTCTATACTCCGCACGCGAGGTAAACATACGGTATGGTTCATCGACACCTTTGGTTACCAAATCATCGATTAATACGCCGATGTATGCCTCGTCTCTTTTCAGGATGAATTCGTTTCCTCCTTGTGTTTTTATATGGGCATTTATCCCCGCTATCAACCCTTGACCGCCTGCCTCTTCATATCCGGTAGTCCCATTTATCTGTCCTGCGAAAAACAGATTGTTGATTAGCTTCGTTTCCAATGTATGTTTTAGTTGTGTGGGATCGAAAAAGTCATATTCGATTGCATAGCCGGGTCTGTAAATATGTATATTCCTGAATGCCGGAATTCTTTGTAAGGCCTCGATCTGAGTATGGAGTGGGAGAGAGGACGAAAATCCATTCAGATAGTATTCCTGTGTGTTTTCCCCTTCCGGTTCCAAGAATAATTGGTGTGAAGTTTTCTCCGCGAATGTTACAACCTTTGTTTCTATACTTGGGCAATAGCGTGGCCCTATACTTTTTATCTGCCCGTTGTAAAGTGGAGAATCATCCAATCTATCGCGTAAAGTGGAATGCACATCTTCGTTGGTGTAAGTAATCCAACAGCTAAGTTGTTTTAATGTGCGGGGTGCGAAGTCGAGGTATGAGAACTTGTGGAAATCATCATCGCCCTTTTGTTCTTCCATTAAACTGAAATCGACGCTTCTTCCGTCTATTCTGGCGGGAGTACCTGTTTTCATCCTGTCGGTAGTGAATCCGAATTCTCTCAATTGTTCAGTGATTCCGAATGATGCCGGTTCAGAAACACGTCCTCCTCCGAGTTGCGTTTTGCCTATATGCATTAGTCCGTTCAGAAATGTGCCGTTTGTGAGAACTACCGATTTTGCCGAGAAATTTACACCCATTGCAGTCTTCACTCCTGTTACAGTTTTGTTTTCTATAATCAGCGAGGTTACTGTGTCTTGCCATACAAAAAGGTTATCGGTGTTTTCGATGATCCCTCTCCATTTAAGTATGAATTGCGCACGGTCGCTTTGTGCCCGTGGACTCCACATGGCAGGACCTTTCGATTTGTTCAGCATGCGGAATTGGATAGCAGTTGTATCCGTGACAATTCCCATCTGTCCCCCGAGGGCATCTATTTCCCGCACTATTTGCCCTTTTGCGATGCCACCTACTGCGGGGTTGCAACTCATCTGGGCGATTTTGTTCATGTCCATTGTTATCAGCAGGGTTTTAGATCCCATGTTGGCCGCAGCGGCTGCAGCTTCGCAACCGGCATGGCCTGCCCCGACAACAATTACGTCATATTTGAAGTTCATATTTTTTTCTTTGGATAAAATTAATTCGGATGCAAAGTTAGTATTTTATTGTATTTCTTGCGATAATTACTTTATGCTTATGAATGTGCCATCATTAGATATGATGGCTATTTAAATATTATTGGCATTTTCCAACGCCTGTTTAACTTTTTCGGGATCGGTCAGAAGCATGCTATATTCTTCTTCTTCGTTTGTAAAAACAGGTGATTTGTATTGCATCCCTCCGTTGTACCTGCTTCGGAACGAACCATGAAATTCTTTTAAATCGGTAGCTTTAACCAGCTCCGAAATATTGTTTTCCGTGATGCCTCCTCCGGGCATGATTATTATCCTTTGGTCAGCCTGACCGATTAATTTCTTTAATATCTCTTTTCCTTCTGGCGCAGATTCCATCCCGCCTGATGTAAGTATGCGGTCACATCCCAATCCTATAATATCTTCTAACGAATCGAACAAATTATTACATCTGTCAAAAGCACGGTGAAAAGTAGTAGTCATATTGTATTTATGCGCAATGTTTACTAATTCTTGATTTCGTTTTTTATCGATGCTTCCATCCGGATTCAATATTCCGAATACAACACCATCACATTTGGCTTGTCCGCAATGATGAATGTCTTGTTTCATTATTTCAAACTCCAGATCGCTATACAGAAAGTCTCCTTCACGCGGACGGATAAGTACATTTAATTGAATATTAATTAGTTGCCTTGTATTTTGCATCTGTGATAGGGAAGGGGTAGTCCCTCCTTCGCTCAGATTATCACATAATTCGACTCTGATTGCTCCTCCTTTTTGTCCATTTATAGCCGATTGCGTTGAATTGGCGCAAACTTCAAGTGTAATCATATGATTGTTTTTTAATTAAATGTTTGATATTCAGATGTTTGACTGTTTAAATCTTTAATAAATAGATAACTTTTTCAATAAATCCTCCCTTTTCAACTTCTTCAATGACTTGATAATCTGAGGTCTATAGTTTTTGTCGTACCAGAAAAAGTATTGGCGCTGAGCCAGCTTTTGCTCTTTGGTTCGTGCCGTATATACTTTTTCGAGTGTATAAGGATGATAACCGGTATAATAAATTTCTGTAGCCACTGTCATTGGCGAAGGTGTAAAGTCCTGAACCTGTTCCAGTTTAAAGCCCAAAGGCTTTGTCTCGGAGGCTAGCTCCGCCATATCTATTTCTGTACAAGCCGGATGGGATGATATAAAATAAGGGATAAGCTGCTGTTTTAATCCGCTTTCGGAATTAATCTTATCGAATATTCTCTTAAATGTATGAAACTGCGAGAAGCTTGGTTTGCGCATACAGTTTAGCACCTTGTCGGATGTATGTTCCGGAGCCACTTTTAGTCTGCCGGAGACGTGATTTAATATCAGCTCCTTCGTGTATTTGTCGGATATTTTGTTTAACCGGTCATCGTCATTCCGGTGTAACAACATGTCATAGCGCACTCCACTGCCGATAAATGATTTCTTGATTTTCGGCAGGGAATCCACAGCTTTATAAATATCCAAAAGGTGTGAATGGTCTACATCGAGGTTTTTGCATATCTTCGGATGAATACATGAGGGGCGTTTGCATTTAGCGCAAATGTTTTCATCCCTGCCTTTCATTTTATACATGTTTGCCGAAGGGCCTCCCAGATCACTTAAATATCCCTTGAAATCTGGCATTTCCGTGATTTGTTTTACCTCGTTGAGTATCGATTTTTTCGAGCGGGAGGCAATGAATTTTCCCTGATGTGCCGATATGGTACAAAAGGCACATCCACCGAAACATCCCCGGTGCATATTTACCGAGAATTTTATCATCTCAAAAGCCGGAATGGTTTTTCCTTTGTATTTCGGATGGGGCAGGCGGGTATATGGCAGATCGAACGAGGCATCTATCTCTTTTTCAGACATGGGAGGGTAGGGAGGGTTGATTATTACCGCCTTTTCATCGTATATCTGTATAATGCGCGAAGCATTCATCATATTCGATTGCTCTTCTACAATGCGAAAATTGCCTGCTTGTTTAAGTTTATCGGCAAGGCACTCTTCATGGGAAGCCAAATAGATATCTTTTCCGTCTGTTTGCTGTTTTAAAGCGTTTTTAGCACATAGATATGCCGTTTGTGGCATATCTCTTAATTCATCGAGAGATTTGCCGTTCTTGAGCTCCGAAACTATCTTTTTCAATGGATTCTCACCCATGCCATATACCAGCAGATCCGCTTTTGAGTCGATAAGTATAGATTTATATAATTTATCATCCCAGTAATCGTAGTGCGTTACCCTGCGTAAGGATGCCTCTATTCCCCCTAATAATACAGGTACATCGGGAAAAAGCTCTTTCAGAATATTGCAATAGACAATGGAGGCCCTGTCGGGGCGCATCCCTGCCTTTCCATCAGGCGTATAGGCATCGTCGGAGCGCAGTCGCTTGTTCGCCGTATAGTGGTTTATCATCGAGTCCATTGCTCCGGCTGTTACCCCGAAGAAAAGGCGCGGTTTACCCAGTTTTTTGAAGTCGCGCAGATCGTCCCGCCAGTTCGGCTGTGGTATGATGGCTACCTTCAGCCCTTCGGCTTCAAGCATGCGTCCTATGACTGCTGCTCCAAAAGACGGGTGGTCTATATATACGTCTCCTGAGAAAAGGATAACATCCAGTTCGTCCCATCCTCTGAGTTCCACTTCTTTTTTTGTGGTCGGTTGCCAGTCGGTCAGTCGGTATTCTTTCATAATCAGCCACAAAGGTATTGCTTTTTCCAGATTTATGATTCAAATATGAGTATTCTTAACTTTTTAGTTCGTTGTTGAACATTTCCATTTATCTTTATCCCTTCCAAAATTAGTCATATAAAGCAAGGAAATGTACATTGAGCATCTACCACATCCACTTTTAAGCAGATATATCGAAACCTATTGGTCTTCGACAGATTTTGCTGAGAACGAGATTAAGCGGCGTATATTGCCTGATGGTTGCGTAGATATTATATTTTCATTTCACCGGCAGTCTCTCCCTCACATTGTGGGTACTATGACTACTTTTCTGGAAATAGCATATCTGGGAGAGGTCAGGTTTATAGGGATTCGCTTCAAACCGGGAGGAATAACGGCTTTTACCCGTGTGCCTGTAAACGAATTTACTGATTCGCGGGTCGAACTTTTCTCTACGGAATCGGTATTTGATAAGTCTTTCGGTGAAGATATTCCCTGGGAAAGGAGTACAACAGATATTATCTCTTTTGTGGATAACTATTTATTAAGCCGGCTTCCGAAATTGTCTCCGTTGGATGAAAGGATTGATTATGCCATATCGCTGATAAAACAAAGTAAGGGAAACATATCGATACCGATTATTGCAGAAAAGGCTTGTCTGAGCAAACGGCAATTTGAACGCAGGTTTCTGGCCGATATAGGAATCTCTCCAAAAGCATTCAGCCGTATTTTCAAATTCAGGAATACCCGCCAATTTTTAAAGTCAGGAATTAATCAAAGTCTTTTTAACACAGCAGTTGATTGTGGTTATTATGATCATGCTCATTTGATAAAAGAGTTTAAACGGCTCTCCGGGTCTTTGCCTTCGGAACTGTAAGATTGTCGTTTTTTTACACAAATCCTATGATCTATATTCTCTACTTTTGATGATGATTTCCAAATACATATAAACTTAAAATTAGAGAATATGATATTAAATGATTCTACTCCGAACCTGATGGTCAGGAACGTTCGTCAGACAGTTGATTTTTATACAACAATTCTCGGTTTCAAACTTGTTGATTCCGTTTCCG
Protein-coding sequences here:
- a CDS encoding nucleotide pyrophosphohydrolase yields the protein MTIEEAQLEVDNWIKTIGVRYFSELTNMTILTEEVGELARIMARTYGDQSFKKSDLDKNLGDEMADVLWVLICLANQTGINLTEAFQKNLEKKTNRDKDRHKNNEKLK
- the dtd gene encoding D-aminoacyl-tRNA deacylase; this translates as MRVLIQRVTKASVTIENSTKSQIGKGLLILLGIEDNDNKEDIEWLCNKITNLRIFNDKDGVMNLSALDTKADILVVSQFTLHASTKKGNRPSYIRASKPDIAIPLYEAFCKTLSEKLNKDIGTGEFGADMQVELINDGPVTIWIDSKVKE
- a CDS encoding glycosyltransferase, with product MKKLKILYINNYSCDESAYNQVKNKRYPSNHLWGVCELREKGHHVEFIDMNHPQIKGKKNIIKKLIYKVQKKIYFGKIFRKYKNYDVVYSSQTDLSQTYFFAKSKKKGLCNPIMIAVLHHPGAYIPYSESYDKMIFISKPVLDMRPDFRPIAEYAFWGPDLNFYNYWKNKNVSNRHIESPNELIFVSNGKTRRDNNAFLSAASELDANVIIVCDSTCTPEQKYFSNDKFEIITSSQIGDTISNVDNISLLSKTDIMVIPINIESDVLCGLTSFVDALAMGMPIIMSDNTLMGIDIESEGFGFIYKTGDYKDLKKKMMMFYDDPGLVKKMGEKALNFGKKHSFSNFVAKLEEVINSSQPN
- a CDS encoding DUF308 domain-containing protein, producing MKNDLFYSAKQAVKFWWVSILVGVLAVALGIWSLITPLTTLVALTLVFAITFFVSGIFEIAFALSNKKVLKGWGWTLISGIIDLIFGLILVAMPVEVIALVLTYFVGFWVMFQSIWAIGSAAELQRNGVKGWGWLMTLAVLGVIMSFIFIMSPAFTTGFIIALVSISFISYGFFRIYLGFKLKSLHKEMDELEKRD
- a CDS encoding YcxB family protein; this translates as MENNMDKIIVTTQLSLNEYLKVNYYLLFKKWSMWLLSFVGLLSIFFYILGYADISALYFGVIFIIFFPALTYFLFRRNYFNDSRIKETITYTFDNEIVESKGESFNSNFTWDKVYMIAETKSWILLYPSRYIAYVIPKSKISKEDLNILKSIIESHKKIKNKLK
- a CDS encoding acyltransferase family protein — translated: MIENKHKDRILFADVLRVFTIFAIIVFHITTNRWFTSFQENPAEWHTINIFVACLRWCVPVFFMLSGMIFLDPTYHTTIKKLYTKTIPRILCALIFWSVAYRLLSPLVASFLDIKPISGDDFHRIYEEIFLGTPWHHLWFMYPLLAMYILTPLLRIFTANAKKEHYIYFLILYFIFGSVIPTIDARFQVHVSFNISELFSYTGYFIAGYFFYKFDLTKKEKIVLYTLGIASLIGTYAVSTIVGVANGGPATQFFDRTGPNTMLSAFFIFVFVKDIINNSPKLLKYTNNKYITTLANCGLGIYLVHDFFNIILNILNINTGTFPAILSVPVLSILVYIASLGVVLIIKKIPVLNKWII
- the uvrC gene encoding excinuclease ABC subunit UvrC, which produces MNEYLKNIIQNIPEKPGCYQYFDDKGIIIYVGKAKNLKKRVSQYFTKNHDSPKTRILVSKIRDIKYIIVDTEEDTLLLENNLIKEFQPRYNVMLKDDKSYPSIVIRNEYYPRVELTRKISKDGSQYFGPYTNVLSVKTLLEFVHKLYPIRTCSLNLTPEKIAEGKYKVCLEYHIKRCLGPCVGLQTSENYIKNVESIKEILKGNTNIVSDEIYAKMLELAENQEFEEANKLKEKYLLVENFKNKSTVVSNINYNIDVYSYDEDEGAAYINYLNVHNGAIIQAYTFEYRKRLEEEKEELLGLGIIEVRERFGSKAKEIVVPFYPDLALEGVEFMIPQRGDKKKLLLLSTQNVRQYKIDKLKKAESLNPEQRSVRILKEIQKDLNLKELPTHIECFDNSNIQGTNPVSACVVFKMGKPSKRDYRHFNVKTVEGPDDFSTMREVVYRRYRRLLEEEIPLPQLIVIDGGKGQLSAACESLKALGIYGKVAIVGIAKRLEEIYYPEDSIPLYLDKNSESLKVLQHLRDEAHRFGITFHRNQRSKSQVKSELDNIKGIGDETKRLLLREFRSVKRIKLAEDRELEKIIGKFKTALIRKYFEEKNN
- a CDS encoding adenine phosphoribosyltransferase, whose translation is MEQFTKEQKLTFLRNTVRNIPDFPIPGIQFKDVTPLFNTKESLSILTDVLLEEYKGKGITKVVGIESRGFIMGPIMALELGAGFVPIRKPGKLPAEVYEEEYAKEYGVDKIQIHKDSLSEDDVVLIHDDLLATGGTMFAAYNLVKRMGVKNIYVNFIIELEELKGRTLFPEDVDIKALIQFSI